A genome region from Triticum aestivum cultivar Chinese Spring chromosome 2B, IWGSC CS RefSeq v2.1, whole genome shotgun sequence includes the following:
- the LOC123045736 gene encoding protein gar2, which translates to MDGGERTFKANFTAEGVALLRQRVRAKLHELMGDYTDDTLVEYVVVLLRNGRRKDEAAKELQVFLGDDNNAFVSWLWDHLSSNLHLYVQPKAVSANDEAKNTRSTARGLSVQTSRVPEAETQKTTRVQPKREWGGIVREQSEAVPLRSVVAPVSHAEDKTNHTQAVRRTRSPDMHNHRKRGREEDTRPAKKTSHEVIGAPRRLLQFAVRDAVRPVQPPTPRSELSSKRLRSVVSTVESDSAANGRSQKMKSDVRVPGATAAFRAAAEAAEDVLKDRYSSESVFDRLGRRPLLTTTEEPFDFREKDPEDGEYEHIDNVRAENQVEFRERNQYVARDTCMYDSGTEKAADSAFDIDRYDDTGAVRYNGVNPYQNKLPSSGGKESSVKRYNKPEGAAGVRSGRSIAQDTHASSGPRPSEKILNISANNNTRNPPYHETARNVGTFEHQVPIGKKDVGSIKSNATVAHAKVTRMTDKSKDLVHSSSLLEAAKASSVAGGSTGQPESAPDSRTVFVSNVHFGATKDGLSCHFNKFGAVLKTLIVSDGATGQPTGSAYIEFLEKESAEKALTLNGTSFMSRILKVVRKSSVEVPQQPGWSRGVRASPFASRLVRTAYPRPTFPGAMRGRLAIRGNARSFQWKRGAADSVDAGKPSQATPVTPGSQMVTPVTRSFTYTRTEPKQDVGATANV; encoded by the exons ATGGACGGCGGGGAGAGGACGTTCAAGGCCAACTTCACCGCCGAGGGGGTGGCGCTGCTGCGGCAGCGCGTGAGGGCGAAGCTTCATGAGCTCATGGGAGATTACACCGACGACACCCTCGTG GAATATGTCGTGGTGTTGCTCAGAAATGGAAGACGGAAGGATGAGGCTGCAAAGGAGCTGCAGGTTTTCTTAGGCGATGACAACAATGCATTCGTATCCTG GTTGTGGGATCACCTCTCCTCAAATTTGCACCTTTATGTGCAACCCAAAGCTGTCTCTGCTAATGATGAAGCTAAAAACACTCGCAGTACTGCTAGAGGATTGTCTGTACAGACTAGTCGTGTACCTGAAGCTGAAACTCAGAAAACAACAAGAGTTCAACCGAAGAGGGAGTGGGGAGGAATTGTTCGCGAACAATCAGAAGCTGTTCCCCTTCGAAGTGTTGTAGCTCCTGTTTCGCATGCAGAGGACAAAACTAATCATACACAGGCTGTAAGACGAACCCGCTCACCGGACATGCATAACCATAGAAAGAGAGGCAGAGAGGAGGACACACGGCCAGCCAAG AAGACATCCCATGAAGTCATTGGTGCACCACGCCGGCTTCTTCAGTTTGCTGTTCGTGACGCTGTTAGACCTGTGCAGCCACCGACCCCGAGGTCGGAGTTATCTTCCAAGCGACTTCGTTCTGTGGTGTCTACCGTAGAATCAGATTCAGCAGCTAATGGTAGGTCGCAGAAAATGAAGTCTGATGTGAGAGTACCAGGTGCTACAGCAGCATTTAGAGCCGCAGCTGAGGCTGCTGAAGATGTTCTCAAGGACAGATACTCCTCGGAAAGCGTCTTTGACAGGTTGGGTAGAAGGCCTCTGTTGACTACCACTGAAGAACCATTCGATTTCAGAGAAAAAGATCCAGAAGATGGAGAATACGAGCACATAGATAATGTCCGAGCAGAAAATCAAGTAGAATTTCGTGAAAGAAATCAATATGTTGCCAGGGATACTTGTATGTATGACAGCGGAACAGAGAAGGCTGCTGATTCTGCATTCGATATTGATCGGTATGATGACACCGGTGCAGTTAGATATAATGGTGTGAATCCTTATCAGAATAAATTGCCTTCTAGTGGAGGCAAAGAGTCATCAGTAAAGCGGTACAATAAGCCAGAAGGAGCTGCTGGGGTAAGAAGCGGAAGGTCGATAGCCCAAGACACACATGCTAGCTCAGGACCAAGACCATCTGAAAAGATCTTAAATATATCTGCTAACAATAATACGCGGAATCCTCCCTATCATGAAACTGCAAGAAATGTTGGCACATTTGAGCATCAGGTGCCCATTGGGAAGAAAGATGTTGGCTCAATAAAATCAAATGCGACAGTTGCACATGCTAAAGTTACACGCATGACCGATAAATCCAAA GACTTGGTGCACTCAAGTTCATTGTTGGAGGCAGCGAAGGCTTCATCAGTTG CTGGTGGATCTACAGGCCAACCTGAAAGCGCCCCTGATTCTAGAACTGTCTTTGTTAGCAAT GTACATTTTGGCGCAACAAAAGATGGTCTTTCTTGTCATTTCAACAAGTTTGGGGCTGTGCTAAAAACTCTTATTGTATCTGATGGTGCCACTGGTCAGCCAACAGG CTCAGCATACATCGAATTCTTGGAAAAAGAATCAGCAGAGAAGGCGCTAACGCTGAATGGAACATCTTTTATGTCACGCATTTTGAAG GTTGTTCGAAAAAGCTCTGTTGAAGTGCCTCAGCAGCCTGGCTGGTCACGTGGTGTTCGTGCATCACCATTTGCTTCCAGGCTCGTTAGAACCGCATACCCAAGGCCGACATTCCCTGGGGCTATGCGTGGACGTTTAGCTATCAGAGGTAATGCTCGGAGTTTTCAATGGAAGCGCGGCGCTGCTGATTCGGTTGATGCCGGAAAACCAAGTCAAGCTACACCTGTAACACCTGGGAGTCAGATGGTAACTCCGGTAACACGAAGCTTCACCTACACACGCACCGAGCCAAAACAGGATGTTGGTGCGACTGCAAACGTTTGA
- the LOC123045737 gene encoding probably inactive leucine-rich repeat receptor-like protein kinase At5g06940, with protein sequence MHRTSPAGRPAPSTSTSMATTGDACLPLLLLLLSPLIISSSSAAAVEAEAEQPVHDLLLSFKASLHDPAGALATWSSSTPYCNWSHVTCTDSSSSASSPVAVSLQLQGLGLSGDINATALCRVPGLAGLSLASNAFNQTVPLQLSRCASLAALNLSSGAFWGPLPEQLAALASLTSLDLSGNDIEGTVPPGLAALRALQVLDLRGNRLSGVLHPALFRNLTSLHYLDLSGNQFLESQLPPELGGMASLRWLFLQGSGFSGEIPETFLRLEQLEALDLSMNSLTGPVPPGFGLKFQKLLSLDLSRNGFSGPFPNGVDKCLMLQRFEVQGNAFTGELPAGLWSLPDLQVIRAENNRFSGRLPEFPGGVSRLEQVQVDNNSFSGAIPQSIGLIRTMYRFSASLNELNGSLPDNLCDSPAMSIINISHNAISGSIPDFKNCKRLVSLSLSSNGLTGTIPASLGDLPVLTYIDLSSNGLTGAIPAELQNLKLALLNVSYNRLSGRVPPELVSGLPAVFLEGNPGLCGPGLPSDCDAPLRKHQGLALAATVASFVTGLALLAVGVFAVCRRIRGNRPSSPWKLVLFHPIKITGEDLFAAFHDKNVIGRGAFGKVYLIVLQDGQKVAVKRLFSSAKLTFREVKNEMKALAKIRHKNIAKIAGFCYSEGEVSVIYEYFQRGSLQDMICAPKFAVGWNDRLKVALGVAQGLAYLHHDYTPRMLHRDLKSSNVLLADEFEPRVAGFGIHRVVGEKAYRSSLDSDLNDKCYIAPEQNFTKSPTNLMDVYSFGVILLELITGRPAEQPASKDCSDIVSWVRRRINLIDGASQILDPSIPHTEQQGMKAALELAVRCTSVKPDQRPDMYQVVRSLQAL encoded by the exons ATGCACCGcacctcgccggccggccgcccggCTCCCTCCACATCCACGTCCATGGCAACCACCGGCGACGCCTGCCTGcctctcctcctgctcctcctgtcGCCGCTGATCATCTCCTCGTCCTCAGCGGCAGCGGTGGAAGCAGAAGCAGAGCAGCCGGTACACGACCTCCTGCTTAGCTTCAAGGCCTCCCTGCACGaccccgccggcgccctcgccacCTGGTCCAGCTCCACGCCCTACTGCAACTGGTCGCACGTCACCTGCacggactcctcctcctccgcttctTCGCCCGTCGCCGTCTCGCTCCAGCTCCAGGGCCTCGGCCTCTCCGGCGACATCAACGCCACCGCGCTCTGCCGCGTCCCGGGCCTCGCCGGCCTCAGCCTCGCGTCCAACGCCTTCAACCAGACCGTCCCGCTGCAGCTCTCGCGCTGCGCCTCGCTCGCCGCCCTCAACCTCAGCTCCGGCGCCTTCTGGGGCCCGCTGCCGGAGCAGCTCGCGGCGCTCGCCTCTCTCACGTCGCTCGACCTTAGCGGCAACGACATCGAGGGGACCGTGCCGCCGGGCCTCGCCGCGCTGCGGGCGCTCCAGGTGCTCGACCTGCGCGGCAACCGCCTCTCCGGCGTGCTCCACCCGGCGCTCTTCCGCAACCTCACCAGCCTCCACTACCTGGACCTGTCCGGCAACCAGTTCTTGGAGTCCCAGCTGCCGCCGGAGCTCGGCGGGATGGCCAGCCTCAGGTGGCTCTTCTTGCAGGGGTCAGGGTTTAGCGGCGAGATACCCGAGACCTTCCTTAGGCTGGAGCAGCTGGAGGCTCTTGATCTGTCCATGAACAGCTTGACCGGACCCGTTCCTCCGGGGTTCGGCCTCAAGTTTCAGAAGCTGCTGTCCCTGGATTTGTCGCGCAATGGCTTCTCTGGGCCGTTCCCCAACGGCGTCGACAAGTGCCTCATGCTGCAGAGGTTCGAGGTGCAGGGCAACGCGTTCACCGGGGAGCTCCCCGCCGGCCTCTGGTCTCTGCCGGACTTGCAGGTCATCCGCGCCGAGAACAACCGCTTCTCCGGCCGGCTGCCCGAGTTCCCCGGCGGCGTGTCTCGGCTGGAGCAGGTTCAGGTTGACAACAACAGCTTCTCCGGCGCGATACCTCAGAGCATCGGCCTGATCCGCACCATGTACCGCTTCTCCGCCTCACTGAACGAGCTCAACGGCAGCCTGCCGGACAACCTGTGCGACTCCCCGGCGATGAGCATCATCAACATCTCCCACAATGCCATCTCCGGCTCGATCCCCGACTTCAAGAACTGCAAGAGGCTGGTATCCTTGTCCTTGTCCAGCAACGGTCTCACCGGGACGATACCAGCCTCTCTTGGGGACTTGCCGGTGCTGACCTACATCGACCTGTCCAGCAATGGCCTCACCGGCGCCATTCCGGCAGAGCTCCAGAACCTGAAGCTTGCGTTGCTCAACGTCTCGTACAACCGGCTCTCCGGCCGCGTGCCTCCGGAGCTGGTCTCCGGCCTTCCCGCCGTGTTTCTTGAGGGGAACCCAGGCCTGTGCGGTCCAGGGTTGCCGAGCGATTGCGATGCGCCATTGAGAAAGCATCAGGGCCTAGCACTGGCTGCGACGGTGGCCTCCTTCGTTACAGGATTGGCTCTGTTGGCAGTAGGGGTGTTTGCAGTTTGCAGGAGGATACGTGGCAACAGGCCCTCCTCCCCATGGAAGCTGGTGCTTTTCCACCCAATCAAGATCACCGGAGAGGACTTGTTCGCCGCGTTCCACGACAAGAATGTGATCGGAAGAGGAGCATTTGGAAAGGTTTATCTGATCGTGTTACAAGACGGGCAAAAAGTCGCGGTGAAGCGGCTGTTCAGTTCAGCCAAGCTGACATTCAGAGAAGTGAAGAACGAGATGAAAGCGCTGGCGAAAATCCGGCACAAGAATATTGCCAAGATTGCAGGCTTCTGCTACTCGGAAGGGGAGGTCAGCGTCATATATGAATACTTTCAGAGAGGAAGCTTACAGGATATGATCTGTGCGCCGAAATTCGCGGTGGGATGGAACGACAGGTTGAAGGTTGCACTGGGAGTAGCTCAAGGATTGGCATATCTTCATCATGATTATACTCCTCGCATGCTGCACCGCGATCTGAAGTCGAGCAATGTGCTACTTGCCGATGAATTTGAGCCCAGGGTTGCTGGGTTTGGGATTCATCGTGTCGTTGGGGAAAAGGCGTACCGATCTTCCTTGGATTCGGATTTGAATGACAAGTGCTACATCGCGCCAG AGCAAAACTTCACAAAGAGCCCAACGAACCTCATGGACGTCTACAGCTTTGGGGTCATTCTCCTGGAGCTGATCACCGGAAGGCCAGCAGAGCAGCCGGCGTCCAAGGACTGCTCGGACATTGTTAGCTGGGTGCGGAGGCGGATCAACCTGATCGACGGCGCATCGCAGATACTCGACCCCAGCATTCCCCACACGGAGCAACAGGGCATGAAGGCTGCCCTGGAGCTCGCGGTGCGCTGCACGTCGGTGAAGCCTGACCAGAGGCCGGACATGTATCAAGTTGTGAGGTCGCTGCAGGCGCTGTAG
- the LOC123045738 gene encoding uncharacterized protein has product MPTRQWSIKFPNLAIASIPADETLGPDGLATIPRHSPPAAAAMPPFRRWADLPADLLCRIGDSLDLKCYASARGACTAWRCALSPPSPSLLVVLDDARCCPSAASLPTHRSFELKNILSGGRCVGSSNGWLALSVCLYGGQSMFSLFNPITATEILLPPLIYESRWVSKLVFAPNPARDDFAAAAICDIDRLAYVTAGARRWAILDPVRLSSGDQLADVVYHEKGRVYCLTRYGDVHVLRLPERRRRKPIVVEDPAGPSEPEMPLGRPSLSLQGRRQRNLRMLCYEHRRWREQQLPIATMKAAFCPDVFMPLRRVPPGSVGPDLNAPATVEPMLSECNLPFDPATCFAAPYNTVSVFTSAKNLVFCDGNLYQIWRNASCTVTLQLPGGGHRRVAENEILVLRYYPRRQPCWDAVTDLGGYSVFVGRNNAVSMYAEDVPGLKGNCVYWIGGRGRDQGMVFDMGTGRSTPCLPVAGAGVVPGPPQSTICWYFLSDIVNNCNISARRKVYQTRARVRAEREQDLED; this is encoded by the coding sequence ATGCCCACCCGACAATGGAGCATAAAATTCCCCAACCTCGCAATCGCCTCCATTCCGGCAGATGAAACCCTAGGACCCGATGGCCTAGCCACCATTCCCAGACAcagcccgcccgccgccgccgccatgccgccgTTCCGGCGCTGGGCGGATCTGCCGGCGGACCTCCTCTGCCGCATCGGCGACAGCCTCGACCTCAAGTGCTACGCCAGCGCGCGGGGCGCCTGCACGGCCTGGCGATGCGCGCTCTCGCCGCCGTCCCCGTCGCTCCTCGTCGTCCTCGACGACGCCAGGTGCTGCCCGTCCGCCGCGTCGCTCCCCACCCACCGCTccttcgagctcaagaacatcctCTCGGGGGGCCGATGCGTCGGCTCCAGCAACGGCTGGCTCGCCCTCTCCGTCTGCCTCTACGGCGGCCAGAGCATGTTCAGCCTCTTCAACCCCATCACCGCCACGGAGATCCTTCTGCCGCCGCTGATCTACGAGAGCCGCTGGGTCTCCAAGCTCGTCTTCGCGCCCAACCCCGCCAGGGacgacttcgccgccgccgccatctgcgACATCGACAGGCTCGCCTACGTCACCGCGGGGGCCAGGAGGTGGGCCATCCTCGATCCCGTTCGCCTCTCCAGCGGAGATCAGCTCGCCGATGTCGTCTACCATGAAAAAGGTAGGGTCTACTGCCTCACCCGCTATGGAGATGTCCACGTGCTCCGCCTGCCGGAGCGCCGCCGCAGGAAGCCTATCGTCGTCGAGGATCCAGCTGGCCCATCAGAGCCAGAGATGCCTTTAGGGCGTCCCTCACTCAGTCTTCAGGGAAGAAGACAGCGCAACTTGCGCATGCTCTGCTATGAACATCGTAGATGGAGAGAGCAGCAGCTTCCAATTGCTACAATGAAGGCTGCCTTCTGCCCAGATGTGTTTATGCCTCTTAGGAGAGTTCCTCCTGGATCTGTCGGACCGGATCTAAATGCACCGGCCACAGTCGAGCCCATGTTGTCTGAGTGCAACCTACCGTTCGACCCTGCTACCTGTTTTGCCGCGCCATACAACACGGTGTCGGTTTTTACTAGTGCCAAGAACCTGGTGTTCTGCGACGGTAATCTGTATCAAATCTGGAGGAATGCAAGCTGCACGGTTACTTTGCAGCTGCCAGGAGGCGGTCACCGCCGTGTAGCCGAGAATGAAATACTTGTTCTCAGGTATTATCCCCGGCGCCAACCATGCTGGGATGCCGTGACGGACTTGGGAGGCTACTCGGTGTTTGTTGGGAGGAACAATGCGGTATCGATGTATGCTGAAGATGTTCCAGGACTGAAGGGTAATTGCGTGTATTGGATCGGCGGGAGGGGCAGGGATCAGGGCATGGTCTTTGACATGGGGACTGGGAGGTCTACACCTTGCCTTCCCGTTGCTGGTGCTGGTGTCGTTCCGGGGCCTCCACAGAGCACAATCTGCTGGTACTTTCTCAGCGACATAGTGAATAACTGCAACATAAGTGCACGAAGAAAAGTTTATCAGACCCGGGCAAGGGTCCGGGCTGAACGTGAGCAAGATTTGGAGGATTGA